The following proteins are encoded in a genomic region of Corylus avellana chromosome ca4, CavTom2PMs-1.0:
- the LOC132177337 gene encoding putative RING-H2 finger protein ATL21A, with amino-acid sequence MVLELPTSLKFFVKKIDYKSQVIEIHDPYHCFPRQLHQLNLSSSPFLIKKEFFMMDYALFNCSSTETQADYAISCLSGPSHEVRAFFKDDDITDLPIASCKKMYTLPSIPISTKTLIFRGQHSVSKEIGDDKTLQLNWSRPVCSECEEKGMRCRLRNNSNESETECFPKHAKGLLSKLKIPGIILGSFLLVRSSSLCSLPPL; translated from the exons ATGGTGCTCGAGCTGCCAACTTCTTTGAAGTTCTTTGTGAAAAAGATTGACTATAAATCTCAGGTAATTGAAATACATGACCCATATCATTGCTTTCCAAGACAGCTTCACCAACTCAATTTGTCTTCCTCTCCTTTCCTGATCAAAAAAGAGTTTTTCATGATGGACTACGCCTTATTCAATTGTTCCTCAACAGAAACACAAGCTGACTATGCCATCTCTTGTCTTAGTGGCCCAAGCCATGAAGTTCGTGCCTTCTTTAAGGACGATGACATAACCGATTTGCCCATAGCATCTTGTAAAAAGATGTATACTCTTCCATCAATTCCCATTTCGACTAAGACTCTGATTTTTAGGGGCCAACATTCGGTATCAAAGGAAATCGGTGATGATAAAACTCTGCAATTGAATTGGTCCAGACCAGTTTGCAGCGAGTGTGAAGAGAAGGGCATGCGATGTAGATTGAGGAATAATAGCAATGAATCAGAAACAGAGTGCTTTCCTAAACATGCTAAAG GTCTATTATCGAAGTTAAAGATTCCTG GCATCATCTTAGGTTCATTTCTATTAGTACGTAGTAGCAGTCTTTGCTCTTTACCGCCTTTATAG